The following are encoded in a window of Arthrobacter woluwensis genomic DNA:
- the secY gene encoding preprotein translocase subunit SecY: protein MLSAFGRAFRTPDLRRKLLFTLGIVTIFRLGAFIPAPGVSYNNVQQCLQLTQGNSSLQQMVNMFSGGALLQVSIFALGIMPYITASIIVQLLRVVIPRFQELYEEGASGQTKLTQYTRYLTIALGLLNATTLVSLARSGQLFQGCALPLIPDNSIITTILLIITLTAGTGLIMWMGELVTEKGIGNGMSLLIFTSIAAGFVPAMNGIIGAKGWGTFIAVLLVGLLTVALVVFVEQSQRRIPVQYAKRMVGRRTVGGTTTYIPIKVNMAGVIPVIFASSILYLPALIAQFNTPTDGRPVPDWVVWINNNLTKGDHPFYMAVYFLLIIFFTYFYVSITFNPEEVSDNMKKYGGFIPGIRAGRPTAEYLQYVLSRITLPGALYLGIVALIPLVALVLVQANQNFPFGGTSILIMVGVGLETVKQIDAQLQQRHYEGLLR, encoded by the coding sequence TTGCTCAGCGCATTCGGCCGTGCCTTCAGGACCCCTGACTTGCGACGCAAGTTGCTGTTCACTCTTGGCATCGTCACGATCTTCCGGCTCGGCGCGTTCATCCCGGCACCGGGTGTGAGCTATAACAACGTTCAGCAGTGTCTCCAGCTGACGCAGGGCAACAGCAGCCTGCAGCAGATGGTGAACATGTTCTCGGGTGGCGCCCTGCTTCAGGTCTCCATCTTCGCGCTGGGCATCATGCCGTACATCACCGCCAGCATCATCGTTCAGCTGCTGCGCGTCGTGATCCCTCGGTTCCAGGAACTGTATGAGGAAGGCGCCTCCGGGCAGACCAAGCTCACGCAGTACACGCGGTATCTGACGATCGCCCTGGGCCTCCTGAACGCCACCACGCTGGTGTCTCTGGCCCGTTCCGGTCAGCTGTTCCAGGGCTGTGCCCTGCCGCTGATCCCGGACAACAGCATCATCACGACGATCCTGCTGATCATCACCCTGACCGCGGGCACCGGCCTCATCATGTGGATGGGCGAGCTCGTGACGGAAAAGGGCATCGGCAACGGCATGTCCCTGCTGATCTTCACCTCCATCGCCGCCGGCTTCGTGCCTGCCATGAACGGCATCATCGGCGCCAAGGGCTGGGGCACGTTCATCGCCGTCCTGCTGGTCGGTCTCCTGACGGTCGCCCTCGTGGTCTTCGTGGAGCAGTCCCAGCGCCGCATCCCCGTCCAGTATGCCAAGCGCATGGTGGGGCGCCGGACCGTGGGTGGCACCACCACCTACATCCCGATCAAGGTCAACATGGCCGGCGTGATCCCCGTGATCTTCGCGTCGTCCATCCTGTACCTGCCGGCGCTGATCGCACAGTTCAACACCCCCACGGACGGCCGTCCCGTCCCGGACTGGGTCGTGTGGATCAACAACAACCTCACCAAGGGTGATCACCCGTTCTACATGGCGGTGTACTTCCTGCTGATCATCTTCTTCACCTACTTCTACGTCTCGATCACCTTCAACCCTGAAGAGGTCTCGGACAACATGAAGAAGTACGGTGGCTTCATTCCCGGTATCCGGGCAGGCCGTCCCACTGCTGAGTACCTGCAGTACGTGCTGTCCCGGATCACCCTGCCAGGTGCGCTGTACCTCGGCATTGTTGCGCTCATCCCGCTGGTGGCCCTGGTCCTGGTCCAGGCCAACCAGAACTTCCCCTTCGGCGGCACCTCGATCCTCATCATGGTCGGTGTCGGACTGGAGACGGTGAAGCAGATCGACGCGCAGCTTCAACAACGGCACTACGAAGGGCTCTTGCGATGA
- a CDS encoding adenylate kinase, with amino-acid sequence MTRMLIIGPPGSGKGTQAERISDRLGVVAISTGDIFRANVKGETPLGLEAKKYMDAGDFVPDSVTNRMVRDRLGQDDVAEGFLLDGYPRTVAQVDELDQILSESGTRLDVVLQLTADDEELVTRLLGRALETGRSDDNETVIRHRLDLYHEQTEAVVGKYAERGILRRVDGIGAIDEVTDRVMAAIAEAVADEAASA; translated from the coding sequence ATGACAAGAATGCTGATTATCGGTCCTCCCGGCTCCGGCAAGGGAACGCAGGCCGAGCGGATCTCCGATCGTCTCGGTGTGGTGGCCATCTCCACCGGCGACATCTTCCGCGCCAACGTCAAAGGCGAGACCCCGCTGGGCCTGGAAGCCAAGAAGTACATGGACGCCGGGGACTTCGTCCCGGACTCGGTCACCAACCGCATGGTCCGTGACCGGCTGGGCCAGGACGACGTGGCGGAGGGCTTCCTGCTCGACGGCTACCCGCGCACTGTGGCGCAGGTGGACGAGCTGGACCAGATCCTCTCCGAGTCCGGCACCCGCCTGGACGTGGTGCTCCAGCTGACCGCGGACGACGAGGAGCTCGTCACCCGCCTGCTGGGCCGGGCCCTGGAGACGGGCCGCAGCGACGACAACGAGACCGTCATCCGCCACCGCCTGGATCTCTACCACGAGCAGACCGAAGCCGTGGTGGGCAAGTACGCCGAACGCGGGATCCTCCGCCGCGTGGATGGCATCGGAGCCATCGACGAGGTCACGGATCGCGTGATGGCCGCCATCGCGGAGGCCGTGGCGGACGAAGCCGCCAGCGCCTAG
- the map gene encoding type I methionyl aminopeptidase, translating to MAFHSPRIEYKTNAQMRIMQEAGELLSRALDAAVAAVAPGVTTDELDAVFAAVVDEAGAQYNFLGYHGYPKHICASVNDEVVHGIPGPRVLEPGDVVKIDGGCIVRGWNADSARTVIVGEGDPEDERLSEVTRMAMWHGIAALATAKYVGDIGDAIDDYVSSQKGKPLGILEDYCGHGIGSQMHMAPDVLNYRSKHRGPKIKPGMCFAIEPMLVRGGLETAVLEDDWTVVTTDGARASQWEHSVAVHREGIWVLTAPDGGASELSKLGVTVVPIPA from the coding sequence GTGGCATTCCACTCTCCCCGGATCGAATACAAGACCAACGCTCAGATGCGCATCATGCAGGAGGCGGGTGAGCTCCTCAGCCGCGCCCTGGACGCGGCCGTGGCCGCCGTCGCGCCGGGTGTCACGACCGATGAGCTGGACGCCGTCTTCGCCGCCGTGGTGGACGAGGCGGGCGCCCAGTACAACTTCCTGGGGTACCACGGCTACCCGAAGCACATCTGCGCCTCGGTCAACGATGAGGTGGTGCACGGCATCCCCGGACCGCGGGTTCTGGAGCCGGGCGATGTGGTGAAGATCGACGGCGGCTGCATCGTGCGCGGCTGGAACGCCGACTCCGCGCGCACCGTGATCGTGGGCGAGGGGGACCCGGAGGACGAGCGCCTCTCGGAGGTCACCCGTATGGCCATGTGGCACGGCATCGCGGCCCTGGCCACCGCCAAGTACGTGGGGGACATCGGCGACGCCATCGACGACTACGTCTCCTCGCAGAAGGGCAAGCCGCTGGGCATCCTGGAGGACTACTGCGGACACGGCATCGGCTCCCAGATGCACATGGCGCCCGATGTGCTGAACTACCGCAGCAAGCACCGTGGCCCGAAGATCAAGCCCGGCATGTGCTTCGCGATCGAGCCGATGCTGGTCCGCGGTGGGCTCGAGACCGCCGTGCTCGAAGACGATTGGACCGTGGTCACCACGGACGGCGCCCGCGCGTCGCAGTGGGAGCACTCCGTGGCGGTCCACCGCGAGGGCATTTGGGTTCTCACGGCACCCGACGGCGGCGCCTCCGAGCTGTCCAAGCTCGGCGTGACCGTGGTGCCGATCCCGGCGTGA
- a CDS encoding chlorohydrolase family protein, whose amino-acid sequence MITRIKAAFIIGYADGDHRILPDAELVHENDTILFVGRDYSGPVDQEFDAGLSIVSPGFIDLNALADIDHAIFDSWHGPATRLGLVRSEAHLQSSSPVFTPEELRFRREFALTQLALNGITTLMPIAAESYLDWCEDYEDLAHLARAVEDIGLRAYLGPSYRTHVPCTDGTRVLLHEDEQRGLDGLAEAIRFARDHEGRADGRIRTALLPARIETQTEKTLRLTRQAADELGIPVRLHAAQGVSEVETMIERTGMRPLPYLHSIGFLAEQTFIPHAWTVPGHRHMPRAYGDGDDLALLAESGTTVVFCPIPSAHYGSVLEDYDTYRARGIRVVMGTDSAPPNMIRGLDLATAMQKTATGDRASAQAGDLFRSATLDPAEALGRDDLGRLATGCQADYFVLDLTGRHIGPYADPIRTLVLNADGRDISRVVVAGRTVVEDHEVVTMDTSDHRRRAQDFLNRYMASLTDSDHARRPLEELLPPSFPLA is encoded by the coding sequence GTGATCACCCGCATCAAGGCGGCCTTCATCATCGGCTACGCCGACGGTGACCACCGCATCCTGCCGGACGCCGAGTTGGTCCACGAGAACGACACCATCCTGTTCGTCGGCCGGGACTACTCCGGACCGGTCGACCAGGAGTTCGACGCGGGACTCTCGATCGTCTCCCCCGGTTTCATCGATCTCAACGCCCTCGCCGACATCGACCACGCGATCTTCGACTCCTGGCACGGCCCCGCCACCCGGCTCGGACTGGTCCGCTCCGAGGCGCATCTCCAGAGTTCTTCCCCCGTCTTCACCCCCGAGGAGCTTCGTTTCCGCCGCGAGTTCGCCCTGACGCAGCTCGCACTCAACGGCATCACCACCCTCATGCCGATCGCGGCGGAGAGTTATCTCGACTGGTGTGAGGACTATGAAGACCTGGCCCACTTGGCCAGGGCCGTCGAGGACATCGGCCTGCGGGCGTACCTCGGTCCCAGTTACCGCACCCACGTCCCCTGCACGGACGGGACGCGCGTGCTCCTGCACGAGGACGAGCAGCGAGGCCTGGACGGGCTGGCCGAGGCGATCCGCTTCGCCCGGGACCACGAGGGGCGGGCCGACGGCCGGATCCGGACGGCCCTGTTGCCTGCGCGGATCGAGACGCAGACGGAGAAGACACTCCGGCTCACGCGTCAGGCGGCCGACGAGTTGGGAATCCCGGTCCGGCTCCACGCCGCACAGGGGGTGTCCGAGGTGGAGACCATGATCGAACGCACCGGGATGCGCCCCCTCCCCTACCTCCACTCGATCGGCTTCCTGGCCGAGCAGACCTTCATCCCGCACGCCTGGACGGTGCCCGGGCACCGTCATATGCCTCGCGCCTACGGTGACGGCGACGACCTCGCGCTCCTCGCGGAGTCGGGGACGACCGTGGTGTTCTGCCCCATCCCTTCCGCCCACTACGGCAGCGTCCTGGAGGACTACGACACGTACCGCGCCCGCGGGATCCGGGTGGTGATGGGCACCGACTCGGCGCCGCCGAACATGATCCGTGGCCTCGACCTCGCCACGGCGATGCAGAAGACCGCCACCGGAGACCGGGCGTCGGCCCAGGCGGGCGACCTCTTCCGCTCCGCCACCCTCGATCCCGCAGAAGCCCTCGGCCGGGACGACCTCGGACGTCTCGCGACCGGCTGCCAGGCGGACTACTTCGTCCTCGACCTCACCGGACGCCATATCGGCCCGTACGCGGACCCGATCCGCACCCTGGTCCTGAACGCCGACGGCCGGGACATCTCACGGGTCGTCGTCGCAGGCCGCACCGTGGTGGAGGACCACGAGGTCGTCACCATGGACACGAGCGACCACCGCCGACGTGCGCAGGACTTCCTGAACCGCTACATGGCCTCGCTCACCGACTCCGACCACGCCCGACGCCCGCTCGAGGAACTGCTCCCCCCGAGCTTCCCGCTCGCCTGA
- a CDS encoding ABC transporter substrate-binding protein: MNTPLRRRQFLGLSAAAAVTAALAACGGPSTSGGGASQAAADTDFSGVKPAASFDFWSTHPGKSQDVEKQLIEKFQAKHPDIKVNLITGGKDYEEIAQKFQTAQAAKSGLPALVVLSDVWWFRYYMNKSIIPLDSLIKQLDFSMSDFRETLVADYGYDNQQWAMPYARSTPLFYYNKDHFKAAGLPDRAPKTWAEFAEWAPKLKAASKAQFAFMYPALAGYAGWTLQNNLWGEGGGWSKDWEITADSDANVKALQFAQDSVYRDGWAGVSSKDSADDFAAGIASATLSSTGSLVGVLQNAKFNVGVGFLPGGSASQNPVCPTGGAGLGIPAGVPKDQQLAAATFLKFVTEPENTALFSAATGYMPTRKSADMTSALAKTPQIKIAMDQLAVTRKQDNARVFLPGADQEMAKAAAAILTQKADVKSSLTTLKGTLEGIYTKDVKPKIAK, encoded by the coding sequence ATGAACACGCCACTGCGCCGTCGTCAATTCCTCGGCCTCTCCGCCGCCGCGGCCGTCACCGCCGCCCTCGCCGCCTGCGGCGGTCCCTCCACCAGCGGTGGCGGGGCCTCCCAGGCCGCCGCGGACACGGACTTCAGCGGTGTGAAGCCCGCCGCGAGCTTCGACTTCTGGTCCACCCACCCGGGCAAGTCCCAGGACGTCGAGAAGCAGCTGATCGAGAAGTTCCAGGCCAAGCACCCGGACATCAAGGTCAACCTCATCACCGGCGGCAAGGACTACGAGGAGATCGCGCAGAAGTTCCAGACCGCACAGGCCGCCAAGAGCGGACTGCCGGCGCTCGTCGTCCTGTCCGACGTGTGGTGGTTCCGCTACTACATGAACAAGAGCATCATCCCGCTGGACAGCCTGATCAAGCAGCTCGACTTCAGCATGTCCGACTTCCGCGAGACCCTCGTGGCGGACTACGGCTACGACAACCAGCAGTGGGCCATGCCGTACGCCCGTTCCACCCCGCTCTTCTACTACAACAAGGACCACTTCAAGGCCGCCGGTCTCCCGGACCGCGCTCCGAAGACCTGGGCCGAGTTCGCCGAGTGGGCGCCGAAGCTCAAGGCCGCGTCGAAGGCCCAGTTCGCCTTCATGTACCCGGCGCTGGCCGGCTACGCGGGCTGGACCCTGCAGAACAACCTCTGGGGTGAGGGCGGCGGCTGGTCCAAGGACTGGGAGATCACCGCCGACTCGGACGCCAACGTCAAGGCGCTCCAGTTCGCTCAGGACTCGGTCTACAGGGACGGCTGGGCCGGCGTCTCCTCCAAGGACTCCGCGGACGACTTCGCCGCGGGCATCGCCTCCGCCACGCTGTCCTCCACGGGCTCCCTCGTGGGCGTGCTGCAGAACGCGAAGTTCAACGTGGGCGTCGGCTTCCTGCCCGGCGGCTCCGCCTCGCAGAACCCGGTCTGCCCCACCGGTGGCGCCGGCCTGGGCATCCCGGCCGGTGTGCCGAAGGACCAGCAGCTCGCCGCCGCCACGTTCCTGAAGTTCGTGACGGAGCCGGAGAACACCGCGCTCTTCTCCGCGGCCACCGGCTACATGCCCACCCGGAAGTCCGCGGACATGACGTCGGCTCTGGCCAAGACGCCTCAGATCAAGATCGCCATGGATCAGCTGGCCGTGACCCGCAAGCAGGACAACGCCCGCGTGTTCCTGCCGGGTGCGGACCAGGAGATGGCCAAGGCCGCCGCGGCGATCCTGACCCAGAAGGCCGACGTGAAGAGCAGCCTCACCACCCTGAAGGGCACTCTCGAGGGCATCTACACCAAGGACGTCAAGCCGAAGATCGCCAAGTAG
- a CDS encoding carbohydrate ABC transporter permease translates to MSTLTDSRPGALSRKNLVATLAGGYIPLIVATLVVFLPLLWMVLSSFKQPGEIVTTDLKILPQAPTLDNYHTAMTTVPFGQFFLNSVIVTTVGSAIKVSLAILTAYALVFVRFPFKNVVFVIILVALMVPAQVSILPNYILIAGLGGKNTLWGIILPGLGTAFGTFLLRQHFLTLPGSILEAAELDGAGHWRRLWRVVVPVSIPSIATVGLVTVVSEWNDYIWPLIITDRPESMTLPVGLTLLQNSESNGAGWGILMAGSVLVILPVLIIFAMLQRYIVAGLTQGSVTG, encoded by the coding sequence ATGAGCACTCTGACCGACAGCCGCCCCGGCGCTCTCAGCCGGAAGAACCTCGTGGCCACGCTCGCGGGCGGTTACATCCCCTTGATCGTGGCCACCCTGGTGGTGTTCCTGCCTCTGCTGTGGATGGTGCTGAGCTCCTTCAAGCAGCCCGGCGAGATCGTCACCACGGACCTGAAGATCCTGCCCCAGGCGCCCACGCTGGACAACTACCACACGGCCATGACCACCGTGCCGTTCGGACAGTTCTTCCTCAACAGCGTGATCGTCACGACCGTGGGCTCCGCCATCAAGGTGAGCCTGGCCATCCTGACCGCCTACGCCCTGGTGTTCGTCCGGTTCCCGTTCAAGAACGTCGTGTTCGTGATCATCCTGGTGGCGCTCATGGTGCCGGCCCAGGTGTCGATCCTGCCGAACTACATCCTGATCGCCGGGCTGGGCGGGAAGAACACCCTGTGGGGCATCATCCTGCCGGGCCTGGGCACCGCCTTCGGCACCTTCCTGCTCCGCCAGCACTTCCTCACGCTGCCGGGTTCCATCCTGGAAGCCGCGGAGCTCGACGGCGCCGGGCACTGGCGCCGTCTCTGGCGGGTCGTGGTGCCGGTCTCCATCCCCTCGATCGCCACCGTGGGCCTCGTGACCGTGGTCAGCGAGTGGAACGACTACATCTGGCCCCTCATCATCACGGACCGCCCGGAGAGCATGACCCTTCCCGTCGGCCTGACGCTTCTCCAGAACTCGGAGAGCAACGGAGCCGGCTGGGGCATCCTCATGGCCGGCTCGGTCCTGGTCATCCTGCCCGTCCTCATCATCTTCGCCATGCTCCAGCGCTACATCGTCGCCGGCCTCACCCAGGGCAGCGTCACGGGCTGA
- a CDS encoding carbohydrate ABC transporter permease produces the protein MTDTEIPLAQRPATQAPPRAAAGAPAPPAVERKRGWSPRRRRDFLVFLAFAAPNLLLIGVFTYLPLLNNIYYSTLDWTLGSAEATVVGFGNYLAFFTSPDAPRVLGTTAVFTVLTVGGSMVLGLLVALALNAKVKGTTFARAAVFAPYVLSGVGVGLVWLFIFDPGYGVLAWILRGAGLKSPEWINDPQLALVMVIVVYIWKNLGYCAVVFLAGLQSLPTEVMEAASLDGANGARRFLSISLPLLSPTTFFLLITTMISSLQAFDLIRIMTPLGNGTSTLIYEAYLQAFGAYNRAGYSAAISVVLFAILLVVTVLQLRFVEKKVHYA, from the coding sequence ATGACTGATACTGAAATCCCCCTTGCCCAGCGCCCCGCGACGCAGGCCCCTCCCCGGGCCGCCGCCGGCGCTCCCGCCCCTCCGGCGGTGGAACGGAAACGTGGCTGGAGCCCCCGGCGCCGTCGTGACTTCCTGGTGTTCCTCGCCTTCGCAGCGCCGAACCTCCTGCTGATCGGCGTCTTCACCTACCTTCCGCTGCTGAACAACATCTACTACTCCACCCTGGACTGGACCCTCGGCTCGGCCGAGGCCACCGTGGTGGGCTTCGGCAACTACCTGGCCTTCTTCACCAGCCCGGACGCTCCGCGCGTCCTCGGGACCACCGCGGTGTTCACTGTTCTCACGGTCGGCGGCTCGATGGTCCTGGGCCTCCTGGTCGCGCTGGCCCTGAACGCCAAGGTCAAGGGCACCACCTTCGCCCGCGCCGCGGTGTTCGCCCCGTACGTCCTGTCCGGTGTCGGCGTCGGCCTGGTCTGGCTGTTCATCTTCGACCCCGGCTACGGCGTCCTGGCCTGGATCCTGCGTGGGGCCGGCCTGAAGAGCCCCGAATGGATCAACGACCCCCAGCTGGCCCTGGTCATGGTGATCGTGGTCTACATCTGGAAGAACCTCGGCTACTGCGCCGTGGTCTTCCTCGCGGGCCTGCAGTCGCTGCCCACCGAGGTGATGGAGGCCGCGTCCCTGGACGGAGCCAACGGTGCGCGGCGGTTCCTGAGCATCTCCCTGCCGCTGCTCTCCCCCACCACGTTCTTCCTGCTCATCACCACCATGATCAGCTCCCTTCAGGCCTTCGACCTGATCCGGATCATGACGCCGCTGGGCAACGGCACGAGCACGCTCATCTACGAGGCCTATCTGCAGGCCTTCGGCGCCTACAACCGCGCCGGCTACTCGGCGGCCATCTCCGTGGTGCTGTTCGCCATCCTTCTGGTGGTCACCGTCCTCCAGCTGCGTTTCGTGGAGAAGAAGGTGCACTACGCATGA
- a CDS encoding P1 family peptidase yields the protein MGRITEVPGVRVGHAERIGEGWLSGVTVVLPPPGTVGSVDVRGGGPGTHETDALDPSTLVPTVDAVVLTGGSAYGLASAGGAQLWCEEQGLGFPVQGGVVPIVPAAAIFDLGRGGDFRARPDLEMGYQAARDAGSREPGHDVERGAIGAGAGALIAQGAYKGGLGTSAVHLDGDVVVGALAIVNALGVPQFPAETGAAASREKSGSAQKDAHAAPAAGSLNTTLAVVVTNAALEVAQCRRTATAAHAGLARALNPSHTLADGDTVFALSTGGSAAWTGLDPAARTAFLIGLQSAAAEAVRLAILDGVAQASGVTTPAGTFPAFGDGGA from the coding sequence ATGGGACGGATCACGGAGGTGCCCGGGGTGCGGGTAGGCCATGCGGAACGCATCGGCGAGGGCTGGCTGAGCGGGGTCACGGTGGTGCTGCCCCCTCCCGGGACCGTGGGGTCGGTGGATGTGCGGGGCGGTGGGCCCGGGACCCACGAGACGGATGCCCTGGACCCCAGCACGCTGGTCCCCACGGTCGATGCCGTGGTCCTGACGGGCGGCAGCGCCTACGGACTCGCCTCGGCCGGCGGGGCGCAGCTCTGGTGCGAGGAGCAAGGCCTGGGCTTCCCGGTGCAGGGCGGCGTGGTGCCGATCGTCCCCGCCGCCGCGATCTTCGACCTGGGGCGCGGGGGCGACTTCCGCGCGCGCCCCGATCTGGAGATGGGGTACCAGGCGGCGCGGGACGCCGGATCTCGTGAGCCGGGGCACGACGTCGAGCGGGGCGCCATCGGTGCAGGAGCCGGTGCGCTGATCGCCCAGGGCGCGTACAAGGGCGGACTCGGAACGTCGGCCGTCCACCTGGACGGCGACGTCGTGGTCGGGGCGCTCGCGATCGTCAACGCGTTGGGAGTCCCGCAGTTCCCGGCGGAGACCGGCGCGGCGGCGAGCCGGGAGAAATCCGGAAGCGCGCAGAAGGACGCTCACGCTGCGCCCGCTGCCGGCTCGCTCAACACCACGCTCGCCGTCGTCGTGACGAATGCCGCGCTGGAGGTGGCCCAGTGCCGCCGGACCGCGACGGCGGCGCACGCCGGCCTGGCCAGGGCCTTGAACCCGAGCCACACCCTGGCCGACGGGGACACGGTCTTCGCGCTCTCGACCGGTGGATCCGCGGCATGGACCGGGCTGGATCCGGCAGCCAGGACGGCCTTCCTGATCGGGCTGCAGAGTGCCGCGGCGGAGGCCGTGCGCCTCGCGATCCTCGACGGCGTCGCCCAGGCATCGGGTGTCACCACGCCGGCGGGGACGTTCCCGGCATTCGGCGATGGGGGTGCGTGA
- the infA gene encoding translation initiation factor IF-1: MAKKDGVIEIEGVVTEALPNAMFRVELTNKHIVLAHISGKMRQHYIRILPEDRVVVELSPYDLTRGRIVYRYK; encoded by the coding sequence ATGGCCAAGAAGGACGGGGTCATTGAGATCGAAGGCGTGGTGACCGAAGCGCTGCCCAACGCGATGTTCCGTGTTGAGCTGACGAACAAGCACATCGTCTTGGCACACATCTCTGGAAAGATGCGTCAGCACTACATCAGGATCCTCCCGGAGGACCGCGTGGTGGTGGAGCTGAGCCCTTACGACCTCACCAGGGGTCGTATCGTCTACCGCTACAAGTAA
- the rpmJ gene encoding 50S ribosomal protein L36 has product MKVKPSVKQICDKCKVIRRNGRVMVICENPRHKQRQG; this is encoded by the coding sequence ATGAAGGTCAAGCCGAGCGTCAAGCAGATCTGCGACAAGTGCAAAGTGATCCGCCGTAACGGCCGGGTCATGGTGATCTGCGAGAACCCGCGCCACAAGCAGCGCCAGGGCTGA
- the rpsM gene encoding 30S ribosomal protein S13 translates to MARLAGVDIPREKRLVIALTYIYGVGKTRAQETLAATGISPDVRVKDLSDAELVQLRDYIEGNYKVEGDLRREVAADIRRKVEIGSYQGLRHRRGLPVHGQRTKTNARTRKGPKRTVAGKKKAGR, encoded by the coding sequence ATGGCTCGTCTCGCTGGCGTTGACATCCCCCGCGAAAAGCGGTTGGTGATCGCGCTTACTTACATCTACGGCGTGGGCAAGACCCGTGCACAGGAAACCCTGGCTGCCACTGGCATCAGCCCGGACGTCCGGGTCAAGGACCTCAGTGACGCTGAGCTGGTTCAGCTGCGTGACTACATCGAGGGCAACTACAAGGTTGAGGGTGACCTTCGCCGCGAAGTGGCTGCTGACATCCGCCGCAAGGTCGAGATCGGCAGCTACCAGGGTCTGCGTCACCGCAGGGGCCTGCCGGTCCACGGTCAGCGCACCAAGACCAACGCTCGCACCCGTAAGGGTCCGAAGCGGACCGTCGCAGGCAAGAAGAAGGCCGGCCGCTAA
- the rpsK gene encoding 30S ribosomal protein S11, giving the protein MPPKTRGAVRKPRKKDKKNIALGQAHIKSTFNNTIVSITDPSGAVISWASAGEVGFKGSRKSTPYAAQMAAETAAKRAQEHGLRKVDVFVKGPGSGRETAIRSLQAAGLEVGSIQDVTPSAHNGCRPPKRRRV; this is encoded by the coding sequence ATGCCCCCGAAGACTCGTGGCGCTGTCCGCAAGCCGCGTAAGAAGGACAAGAAGAATATCGCGCTTGGACAGGCGCACATCAAGAGCACTTTCAACAACACCATCGTGTCCATCACGGACCCGTCCGGTGCTGTGATCTCCTGGGCTTCCGCCGGTGAGGTCGGCTTCAAGGGCTCCCGTAAGTCCACCCCGTACGCCGCGCAGATGGCTGCTGAGACTGCCGCGAAGCGCGCGCAGGAGCACGGTCTCCGCAAGGTGGACGTGTTCGTGAAGGGCCCGGGCTCCGGCCGCGAGACGGCTATCCGCTCGCTGCAGGCCGCCGGCCTCGAGGTCGGTTCCATCCAGGACGTGACCCCGAGCGCTCACAACGGCTGCCGTCCGCCGAAGCGCCGCCGCGTCTAG
- a CDS encoding DNA-directed RNA polymerase subunit alpha has translation MLIAQRPTLTEEVVSENRSRFVIEPLEPGFGYTLGNSLRRTLLSSIPGAAVTSIRIDGVLHEFTTVPGVKEDVTEIILNIKNLSVSSEHDEPVVAYLRKQGPGVVTAADIAPPAGVEFHNPDLHIATLNSKGKFELELTIERGRGYVSAAQNKAGDSEIGRIPVDSIYSPVMKVTFRVEATRVEQRTDFDKLVVDVETKQSIAPRDAVASAGTTLVELFGLARELNVAAEGIEIGPSPTDAALAADMALAIEELDLTVRSYNCLKREGIHTVGELVARSEADLMDIRNFGAKSIDEVKAKLVELGLSLKDSPPGFDLAARAAAIDEDDATFSDEEA, from the coding sequence GTGCTCATTGCACAGCGCCCCACCCTCACTGAAGAGGTCGTTTCCGAAAACCGCTCCCGGTTCGTCATCGAACCGCTGGAGCCGGGCTTCGGTTACACTCTCGGCAATTCCCTGCGTCGTACCCTGCTCTCCTCGATCCCCGGCGCTGCTGTCACCAGCATCCGGATCGACGGCGTGCTGCACGAGTTCACCACTGTTCCGGGTGTGAAGGAGGATGTCACTGAGATCATCCTGAACATCAAGAACCTCTCGGTGTCCTCCGAGCACGATGAGCCGGTCGTCGCATACCTGCGCAAGCAGGGCCCCGGTGTCGTCACCGCTGCGGACATCGCTCCGCCGGCCGGCGTGGAATTCCACAACCCGGACCTGCACATCGCGACCCTGAACTCCAAGGGCAAGTTCGAGCTCGAACTGACCATCGAGCGTGGCCGTGGCTACGTCTCCGCTGCTCAGAACAAGGCTGGCGACTCCGAGATCGGCCGTATCCCGGTCGACTCGATCTACTCGCCCGTCATGAAGGTGACCTTCCGCGTGGAGGCCACCCGTGTCGAGCAGCGCACCGACTTCGACAAGCTCGTCGTCGATGTCGAGACCAAGCAGTCCATCGCCCCGCGCGATGCCGTCGCTTCCGCCGGCACCACGCTGGTCGAACTCTTCGGTCTGGCCCGTGAGCTCAACGTTGCCGCTGAGGGCATTGAAATCGGCCCGTCGCCCACGGACGCTGCTCTGGCAGCCGACATGGCGCTGGCCATCGAGGAACTGGACCTCACCGTCCGTTCCTACAACTGCCTCAAGCGCGAGGGCATCCACACCGTGGGCGAACTCGTGGCGCGTTCCGAGGCCGACCTGATGGACATCCGGAACTTCGGTGCCAAGTCCATCGACGAGGTCAAGGCCAAGCTTGTTGAACTGGGTCTCTCTCTGAAGGATTCGCCTCCCGGATTCGATCTCGCCGCCCGCGCGGCCGCGATCGATGAGGACGACGCGACCTTCAGCGACGAAGAAGCCTGA